From a single Lolium rigidum isolate FL_2022 chromosome 7, APGP_CSIRO_Lrig_0.1, whole genome shotgun sequence genomic region:
- the LOC124678938 gene encoding uncharacterized protein LOC124678938 isoform X1, which yields MPVPPMDKTEEMVRLELEDKRIPSATICRCRTGTSSGSLIKPLWVIVNSKDLLLLFLRQVVQKFTRLEYVAMLEFSREGLKPNLSSTTTIVRLHLMRCSDSNLCLGALRPVLVSPSRVLCSCAHLFVLRFACFFLSTWCIFCCTWFTDRCCVACSVLLFLIVL from the exons ATGCCCGTGCCACCTATGGACAAGACTGAGGAGATGGTCCGCCTCGAGCTGGAGGACAAGCGCATCCCCTCAGCTACCATCTGTAGATGCAGAACCGGAACATCGTCAG GTTCTCTTATAAAACCTCTCTGGGTCATTGTCAATTCTAAAGATttgcttctattgtttctgaggcAAGTGGTTCAGAAGTTCACAAGGTTGGAATATGTAGCTATGCTCGAATTTTCTCGAGAAG GTCTTAAGCCTAATCTCTCGTCCACTACTACAATCGTACGCCTCCACTTGATGCGTTGCTCTGATTCAAACCTCTGCTTGGGTGCTCTGAG GCCGGTTCTTGTCTCACCATCTCGCGTGCTTTGCTCATGTGCTCATCTCTTCGTGTTAAGGTTTGCTTGTTTCTTTCTCTCCACATGGTGTATTTTTTGTTGCACTTGGTTTACTGATCGTTGTTGCGTGGCGTGTTCGGTTCTTCTATTTCTTATTGTTTTATGA
- the LOC124678938 gene encoding uncharacterized protein LOC124678938 isoform X2, which yields MPVPPMDKTEEMVRLELEDKRIPSATICRCRTGTSSGSLIKPLWVIVNSKDLLLLFLRQVVQKFTRLEYVAMLEFSREGLKPNLSSTTTIVRLHLMRCSDSNLCLGALRPVLVSPSRVLCSCAHLFVLRVDRPPSSVRLEAMQQAEVIYCRKDE from the exons ATGCCCGTGCCACCTATGGACAAGACTGAGGAGATGGTCCGCCTCGAGCTGGAGGACAAGCGCATCCCCTCAGCTACCATCTGTAGATGCAGAACCGGAACATCGTCAG GTTCTCTTATAAAACCTCTCTGGGTCATTGTCAATTCTAAAGATttgcttctattgtttctgaggcAAGTGGTTCAGAAGTTCACAAGGTTGGAATATGTAGCTATGCTCGAATTTTCTCGAGAAG GTCTTAAGCCTAATCTCTCGTCCACTACTACAATCGTACGCCTCCACTTGATGCGTTGCTCTGATTCAAACCTCTGCTTGGGTGCTCTGAG GCCGGTTCTTGTCTCACCATCTCGCGTGCTTTGCTCATGTGCTCATCTCTTCGTGTTAAG GGTTGATCGCCCACCATCCAGTGTGAGATTAGAGGCAATGCAACAAGCTGAAGTTATCTATTGCAGAAAAGATGAGTAG